A genome region from Glycine max cultivar Williams 82 chromosome 5, Glycine_max_v4.0, whole genome shotgun sequence includes the following:
- the LOC100786167 gene encoding putative hydrolase C777.06c, whose product MESALIFLGTGVSGTVPSMRCLIDPSDPPCLVCTQSLSLPPHLNPNYRCNTSLLIDYYSQSDATHKYILIDAGKTFRETVLRWFVFHHIPRIDSILLTHEHADAVLGLDDIRAVQPFSPTNDIDPTPIYLTRHSMDSMEKVFPYLVQKKHKEGQEIRRVAQCCWNIIADDCNLPFSASGLKFIPLPVMHGEDYICLGFLFGEKDRVAYISDVSRIPASTEYVISKSGAGQLDLLILDTLKKTGSHNVHFCLPQALETVKRLCPKQTLLIGMTHEFDHHKDNEFLMDWSRREGLLVQLAHDGLRVPINL is encoded by the exons ATGGAGTCGGCATTGATATTTCTGGGAACGGGAGTTTCGGGAACGGTTCCCTCCATGAGGTGCCTCATCGACCCTTCAGATCCTCCATGTCTCGTCTGCACTCAATCTCTCTCCCTCCCACCTCACCTAAACCCTAACTACAG GTGCAATACCTCTCTGTTAATCGATTATTACTCTCAAAGCGACGCCACtcacaaatatatattgatCGACGCTGGCAAGACCTTCAGGGAGACTGTACTTAGGTGGTTTGTTTTCCATCACATTCCAAGAATAGATTCT ATTCTTTTGACTCATGAACATGCTGATGCAGTCCTTGGATTGGATGATATACGAGCTGTGCAGCCGTTTAGTCCCACTAATGATATTGATCCCACCCCCATTTACTTAACTCGGCATTCAATGGATAG CATGGAAAAGGTGTTTCCTTATTTGGTTCAGAAAAAACACAAAGAAGGGCAAGAAATACGAAGGGTAGCTCAGTGTTGCTGGAACATAATTGCTGATGATTGTAATCTGCCATTTTCTGCATCAGGCTTAAAATTTATTCCTTTGCCA GTAATGCATGGAGAGGATTATATCTGTTTGGGTTTCCTTTTTGGTGAGAAAGATAGGGTGGCTTATATATCTGATGTTTCACGGATTCCAGCTAGTACAGAGTATG TCATTTCAAAAAGTGGGGCTGGACAGTTGGATCTTCTTATATTGGATACACTGAAAAAG ACTGGATCGCATAATGTTCACTTTTGTCTTCCACAG GCTCTTGAAACTGTGAAGAGGTTATGTCCAAAGCAAACCCTATTGATTGGAATGACTCACGAGTTTGATCACCACAAGGACAATGAGTTTTTAATGGACTGGTCCAGAAG GGAAGGACTATTGGTGCAGCTTGCACACGATGGATTGAGAGTGCCCATAAACTTATAG
- the LOC102661360 gene encoding uncharacterized protein, whose product MTSSNGNFPASMPVLKGKNYDDWCAQMKVIFRFQDVTEVVQEGVQELDRNPTDAEKVAHRDLMKRDAKALFIIHQCVDVDNFQKIRSADTTKKAWDTLEKSYAGDSKLKKVKLQTLRRQYELLQMSDQENIGEFFSRVLAITNQMNVYGDKQSNLGIIDKVLRTLTPRFDHIVVAIEQGQNLEEMKIEEELQGILEAQEMRLNERNSQRSVEQAMQAQTTKGNNYDGGKNKKGKGKGKWKNNKWKGSSEGYSSSGNHNQNEETDKKDGGNHKVGKKKFNKKGIQCYNCQKWGYFADECRNKRVPRNANEAQLAQDEDSDSDKVLLMATTNSEEDNVNMWYLDTGYSNHMKVKSKIKFADNNSVTTEGIGKVMIQRKDGQHSFINDVLYIPNMKNNLLSFGQLLEKGYSMQMEDVK is encoded by the coding sequence ATGACTTCCTCGAATGGAAATTTTCCAGCATCCATGCCTGTTCTCAAAGGCAAGAACTATGATGATTGGTGTGCTCAGATGAAGGTAATCTTTCGATTTCAAGATGTGACAGAAGTGGTGCAAGAAGGGGTTCAAGAACTTGACAGGAACCCAACTGATGCAGAGAAGGTGGCTCACCGTGATTTGATGAAAAGAGATGCAAAGGCGTTGTTCATTATTCATCAATGTGTAGATGTagataattttcagaaaattagatcTGCTGATACTACAAAGAAGGCATGGGATACTCTAGAGAAATCCTATGCAGGGgatagcaaactcaagaaggtgaaGTTGCAGACCTTGAGAAGGCAGTATGAACTTCTACAAATGAGTGATCAAGAAAACATTGGTGAGTTCTTTTCTCGAGTCTTGgcaattacaaatcaaatgaatgTTTATGGTGACAAGCAATCAAACTTGGGGATCATTGACAAGGTATTGAGAACCTTGACACCAAGATTTGATCATATAGTGGTGGCAATTGAGCAAGGCCAGAATCTTGAAgaaatgaagattgaagaagaaCTGCAAGGAATACTTGAAGCTCAAGAGATGAGGCTCAATGAAAGAAATTCACAAAGATCAGTTGAGCAAGCCATGCAAGCCCAAACAACCAAAGGGAACAACTATGATGGTGGCAAGAATaagaagggaaagggaaagggaaagtgGAAGAACAATAAGTGGAAGGGGTCAAGTGAGGGCTACAGCAGTTCTGGAAATCATAACCAGAATGAAGAAACAGACAAGAAAGATGGAGGGAATCACAAAGTGGGTaagaagaaattcaacaagaaaggGATTCAGTGTTACAACTGTCAGAAATGGGGATATTTTGCAGATGAATGCAGAAATAAAAGGGTTCCAAGAAATGCAAATGAGGCTCAATTGGCACAAGATGAGGATTCTGACTCTGATAAAGTGTTACTAATGGCAACAACAAACTCAGAAGAAGACAATGTTAATATGTGGTATCTAGACACAGGCTATTCCAATCACATGAAGGTGAAGAGCAAGATCAAGTTTGCAGATAACAACTCTGTAACTACAGAAGGCATTGGAAAGGTGATGATTCAGAGGAAGGATGGACAACACTCATTTATCAATGATGTGCTATATATTCCCAATATGAAGAATAATTTGCTGAGTTTTGGACAATTGCTAGAAAAGGGTTATTCAATGCAGATGGAGGACGTCAAATGA
- the LOC100820544 gene encoding uncharacterized protein, protein MDESQRIGIGLMRSFPRRRSVEDRSSSRRRRSIFSGAGISESVDADDFADVFGGPPRTLLAHKFSSSGSFYEEVFRPPEFTCPAPKGGRSLPVFRIPARNEGFYSDIFGSDDERRSRERSRSLSKENSSSAMSSEELSPRRPAIGDDVALSGFASKLRPINIPWRWNSSTVMPEAEEYPSKLGVPLFACKDQSFEIQHQDNEYKENFRSPHLGSSRRVSSPETISLESNSYQSIKVFTDDWELNSPFSDVSSLYQEPGAKFSVHDRVLSEQIIEGDDDDDDDDEIMSSYVIELNSNLRREECGESAIDEAIAWAKEKFQSRSSDEESSVRNYGKEKTVGIGSSDASEYHDDGIEIVQTQEKQQTETEKLDRDIRLWSSGKETDIRLLLSTLHHILRPESGWYAIPLKSLLESSQVKKAYQKARLCLHPDKLQQRGATLLQKYVAEKAFSILQDAWAAFISIDVSF, encoded by the exons ATGGACGAGTCACAGAGAATTGGCATCGGCTTAATGCGTAGTTTCCCTCGCCGGAGATCGGTCGAGGACCGGTCATCTTCCCGGCGGCGACGCTCCATCTTCTCCGGCGCGGGCATTTCGGAATCTGTGGACGCCGACGACTTTGCCGACGTCTTTGGTGGCCCACCGCGAACTCTCCTTGCGCACAAATTCTCGAGCTCCGGGTCGTTTTACGAGGAAGTTTTCCGGCCGCCGGAGTTTACGTGTCCGGCGCCGAAGGGTGGCCGGAGCTTGCCGGTGTTCAGGATTCCGGCTAGGAATGAGGGATTTTACAGCGACATATTCGGGTCGGACGATGAACGGAGATCGAGAGAGCGGTCGAGGTCTCTGTCGAAAGAGAATTCGTCATCGGCGATGAGTTCGGAGGAGTTAAGCCCTCGCCGGCCGGCGATTGGAGATGACGTGGCACTGTCTGGTTTTGCTTCAAAGCTAAG GCCAATCAATATTCCATGGAGATGGAACTCATCCACTGTGATGCCTGAGGCTGAGGAATACCCAAGTAAACTTGGGGTGCCTCTTTTTGCATGCAAGGACCAGTCATTTGAAATTCAGCATCAGGACAATGAATACAAGGAAAACTTCAGAAGCCCCCATTTAGGATCCTCAAGAAGAGTCTCATCCCCAGAAACCATTAGTCTCGAATCCAATTCATATCAAAGCATCAAAGTGTTCACTGATGACTGGGAGCTCAATTCCCCATTTTCTGATGTCTCTTCGCTTTATCAAGAACCTGGGGCAAAATTTTCAGTGCATGATCGTGTGCTTTCAGAACAAATTATAGAAGGTGATGATGACGACGACGACGATGATGAAATTATGAGCTCCTATGTCATTGAACTCAACTCCAACCTCAGAAGAGAAGAGTGTGGAGAATCAGCCATTGATGAAGCAATTGCATGGGCCAAAGAGAAGTTTCAATCACGAAGCTCTGATGAAGAATCAAGCGTGAGAAACTATGGCAAAGAGAAAACTGTTGGAATAG GAAGCTCTGATGCAAGTGAATACCATGATGATGGAATTGAAATAGTTCAAACTCAGGAG AAGCAACAGACAGAAACAGAGAAGTTGGACAGAGATATAAGATTGTGGTCATCTGGCAAGGAAACAGATATTAGGCTACTACTTTCAACACTACATCAT ATTCTTAGGCCTGAGAGTGGCTGGTATGCTATTCCTCTTAAGAGTCTATTAGAAAGCTCACAGGTGAAGAAGGCTTATCAGAAAGCAAGGTTATGCCTGCATCCAGACAAACTGCAACAAAGAGGAGCAACACTCCTTCAGAAGTATGTAGCAGAGAAGGCTTTCTCAATTCTTCAG gatgcatgggctgcaTTCATTTCCATAGATGTTTCCTTCTAA
- the LOC100786682 gene encoding uncharacterized protein isoform X2, with translation MTCSVDFNNKDLEISFYVFKPTVVIVDHLVHGLQQFSLLTQNLGCVQSSIFRSIHGNMQSMLTNTVTRMAVLVEHNFLDAYAGESRDGSLSVKFSTGDIISMNSVITTTKDLNDLCYAVLAIFRSRFPKTEGITAGLCMKGQCLPRVVCIHVWQSLQFCYSWILNSDHRKWMMPYLERFSTEMKYDIFRVVYVSGDNVVNLPYGSHNRMLEDEQESTQGQLMHQ, from the exons ATGACATGCTCTGTGGATTTTAACAACAAAGATTTGGAAATAAGCTTCTATGTTTTCAAGCCAACTGTAGTAATTGTCGACCATCTTGTTCATGGACTGCAACAGTTTTCCTTACTCACTCAGAATCTTGGTTGTGTACAAAGCTCTATATTTAGGAGCATACATGGAAATATG CAATCAATGCTAACCAATACTGTAACTAGAATGGCAGTCTTGGTTGAACACAATTTCCTTGATGCATATGCTGGAGAATCAAGAGATGGATCTTTAAGTGTAAAGTTCAGCACTGGTGACATAATATCCATGAACTCAGTAATCACAACTACTAAGGACCTTAATGACCTGTGCTATGCAGTCCTAGCAATATTTAGGTCTCGTTTTCCCAAAACAGAAGGCATAACTGCGGGCCTTTGCATGAAAGGCCAATGCTTACCAAGAGTGGTATGCATTCATGTGTGGCAGTCCCTACAATTTTGTTACTCATGGATTCTCAACTCAGACCATAGAAAGTGGATGATGCCATATCTTGAACGATTCTCCACTGAGATGAAGTATGATATTTTTCGAGTAGTTTATGTTAGTGGTGACAATGTGGTGAATCTTCCCTATGGTTCTCATAATCGGATGTTAGAAGATGAACAAGAGAGCACACAAGGACAACTTATGCACCAATGA
- the LOC100786682 gene encoding uncharacterized protein isoform X1, whose amino-acid sequence MTCSVDFNNKDLEISFYVFKPTVVIVDHLVHGLQQFSLLTQNLGCVQSSIFRSIHGNMIIWYGAWQKRSSEEKDKLTENLQSMLTNTVTRMAVLVEHNFLDAYAGESRDGSLSVKFSTGDIISMNSVITTTKDLNDLCYAVLAIFRSRFPKTEGITAGLCMKGQCLPRVVCIHVWQSLQFCYSWILNSDHRKWMMPYLERFSTEMKYDIFRVVYVSGDNVVNLPYGSHNRMLEDEQESTQGQLMHQ is encoded by the exons ATGACATGCTCTGTGGATTTTAACAACAAAGATTTGGAAATAAGCTTCTATGTTTTCAAGCCAACTGTAGTAATTGTCGACCATCTTGTTCATGGACTGCAACAGTTTTCCTTACTCACTCAGAATCTTGGTTGTGTACAAAGCTCTATATTTAGGAGCATACATGGAAATATG ATCATATGGTATGGAGCATGGCAGAAACGGTCTagtgaagaaaaagataagctGACAGAAAATCTT CAATCAATGCTAACCAATACTGTAACTAGAATGGCAGTCTTGGTTGAACACAATTTCCTTGATGCATATGCTGGAGAATCAAGAGATGGATCTTTAAGTGTAAAGTTCAGCACTGGTGACATAATATCCATGAACTCAGTAATCACAACTACTAAGGACCTTAATGACCTGTGCTATGCAGTCCTAGCAATATTTAGGTCTCGTTTTCCCAAAACAGAAGGCATAACTGCGGGCCTTTGCATGAAAGGCCAATGCTTACCAAGAGTGGTATGCATTCATGTGTGGCAGTCCCTACAATTTTGTTACTCATGGATTCTCAACTCAGACCATAGAAAGTGGATGATGCCATATCTTGAACGATTCTCCACTGAGATGAAGTATGATATTTTTCGAGTAGTTTATGTTAGTGGTGACAATGTGGTGAATCTTCCCTATGGTTCTCATAATCGGATGTTAGAAGATGAACAAGAGAGCACACAAGGACAACTTATGCACCAATGA